One region of Triticum aestivum cultivar Chinese Spring chromosome 6B, IWGSC CS RefSeq v2.1, whole genome shotgun sequence genomic DNA includes:
- the LOC123137402 gene encoding uncharacterized protein → MAKYNVVQKSKRESSHDRKRRAHGDPNSGKLKHHNAPIAISGKRKRKLLRRLNRDQKEAVMVKALENNMGDVDMVSAEASSETAKDKSQMKFNVKKNSRIQIKRLKGKGRKKAKNVKPPTKEKADAMVE, encoded by the exons ATGGCCAAGTACAACGTGGTGCAGAAGAGCAAGCGCGAGTCCAGCCATGACCGCAAGCGCCGCGCCCATGGGGATCCCAACTCCGGCAAGCTTAAGCACCACAACGCGCCCATCGCCATTTCTGGCAAGCGCAAGCGCAAGCTCCTGCGCCGCCTCAACCGG GATCAGAAGGAGGCTGTGATGGTTAAGGCGCTGGAGAATAACATGGGCGACGTCGATATGGTCTCTGCTGAAG CATCTTCGGAAACTGCAAAGGACAAGTCTCAGATGAAGTTTAATGTGAAGAAAAACTCAAGAATACAGATCAAAAGATTGAAAGGCAAAG GTAGAAAGAAAGCCAAAAATGTGAAGCCGCCAACGAAGGAAAAGGCTGATGCCATGGTAGAGTGA